One genomic region from Pseudochaenichthys georgianus unplaced genomic scaffold, fPseGeo1.2 scaffold_417_arrow_ctg1, whole genome shotgun sequence encodes:
- the LOC117442358 gene encoding N-acetylglutamate synthase, mitochondrial-like, translated as MDYIASLAGQLHSVYLSEGYSAAAIITLEPVNGGTPYLDKFVVSSSKQGQGTSLILWECIRRDLGKLFWRSRTSNRITPWYFKHCEGSFNNGAWTVFWFGLMDIRDSYELVEFTKHLPDSFHLTPLS; from the exons atgg ACTACATCGCCTCTCTGGCCGGACAGCTGCACTCAGTCTACCTCTCTGAAGG CTACAGCGCGGCGGCCATCATCACCCTGGAGCCGGTGAACGGCGGCACTCCATACCTGGATAAGTTTGTGGTGAGCAGCAGTAAGCAGGGCCAGGGAACCAGCCTCATCCTGTGGGAATGCATCCGGAGAGACCTGGGGAAACTCTTCTGGAGGTCCAGGACCAGCAACAGGATCACGCCCTG GTACTTCAAACACTGTGAAGGCAGCTTTAACAACGGGGCGTGGACCGTCTTCTGGTTCGGGCTGATGGATATCAGAGACTCCTACGAGCTGGTGGAGTTCACCAAGCACCTTCCTGACTCCTTCCACCTGACCCCCCTCAGCTGA
- the eci1 gene encoding enoyl-CoA delta isomerase 1, mitochondrial, giving the protein MALRAALRSRSGLTGLLSQRSSCSSDIRMCVSPLLVPQQRNYSTPPKIRVEFDQSTGVAVMHMQSPPVNSLSLDFLTELCISVEKLEMDKSCRGLVITSAQPKVFSAGLDITEMYGKSPEHCGAFWRSVQEMWLKLYGSNMVTIAAINGSSPAGGCLMAMTCDYRIMADNPRYNIGLNETQLGIVAPFWFMDTMKNTVGQRTTEMALQLGLLYKPADALKIGLVDQLEPEDQVIAAATQTISRWLAIPDHARQITKSMMRKKTIDKLTSNRESDIQYFVNFITKDSIQKSLGGYMEMLKKRRA; this is encoded by the exons ATGGCTTTAAGAGCTGCGTTAAGGAGCAGGAGCGGACTGACGG gtctcCTCTCCCAGCGGTCCTCCTGCAGCAGTGATATCAGAATGTGTGTGTCTCCTCTCCTCGTCCCTCAGCAGAGAAACTACTCCACGCCTCCGAAGATCAGAGTGGAGTTCGACCAGAGCACAg gtgtggctGTGATGCACATGCAGAGTCCTCCGGTCAACAGCCTCAGTTTAGACTTCCTCACCGAGCTGTGCATCAGTGTGGAGAAGCTGGAGATGGATAAGAGCTGCCGAGGCCTCGTCATCACCTCG GCTCAGCCGAAGGTGTTCTCCGCCGGGCTGGACATCACGGAGATGTACGGGAAGAGTCCAGAACATTGTGGAGCGTTCTGGAGATCCGTTCAGGAGATGTGGCTGAAGCTCTACGGCTCCAACATGGTCACTATCGCTGCTATCAAT GGCTCCAGCCCGGCCGGAGGCTGCCTGATGGCCATGACGTGTGACTACAGGATAATGGCGGATAACCCTCGCTACAACATCGGCCTCAACGAGACGCAGCTGGGCATCGTGGCTCCTTTCTG gTTTATGGACACCATGAAGAACACGGTGGGCCAGCGGACCACAGAGATGGCCCTTCAGCTGGGACTCCTCTACAAACCAGCTGATGCTCTGAAGATCGGACTGGTGGACCAGCTGGAGCCTGAAGACCAGGTCATCGCCGCGGCAACGCAGACCATCAGCAGGTGGCTGGCTATTCCAG ACCACGCCAGACAGATCACCAAATCCATGATGAGGAAGAAAACCATCGACAAGCTCACGTCCAACAGAGAGTCCGACATCCAATACTTTGTCAACTTCATCACCAAAGACTCCATCCAGAAGTCTCTCGGCGGGTACATGGAGATGCTGAAAAAGAGAAGAGCCTAG